The window AGGAACTCGATTTTAGAAACGAGATCAGCGGGCGCGAGTATCGGTGGTACCTGTAACGCGATGCGGCGGCACAGCCAGTTAAGGGACCACGCGGGTATGTGGATGACCTGTCATCACGTATCAGTCAGAGCGGGATGCCGGAGGCAATCGGCTTCTCGATTGCCGGCAGATCGAAGCAGAACGTCGTGCCGGGGCCAGCACCCTCGACCAGCCGTATCTGGCTGTGATGCAATTGCAGCATGCGCTGCACGATCAGCAGGCCGAGTCCGCCGCCGCGATGCGTGCCACCCGAAATGAACGGGCGCTCGAACAGGCCTTCGCGCTGCTCCGCTGGAATGCCGGGACCGGTGTCGCTGACCTCGACCGATACCTTGCCGTCCTTGTGTGTGAGATCGACGTTGATCTGGCCGTCGCCGGGGGTGTGTCGAATCGCATTGTCGAGCAGGTTTGTGAGCACGCGCTCGATCATCCCCAGATCGGCGCAGACGTTCGGCAGGCGAGGGGGAATGCCTGCCCGCAGCCGGATGCGTCGTGCCTCGGCCGGCAACTCGAATTTCTGAAAAACGTCCTGCACGAGATCGACCAGCGAGAATTGCTCGAGCGCGGGTTGCACGTTGCCGTGTTCGAGCCGTGCCAGCTCGAATAGCGCCTGCGCAAGTCGCCCGACCTTGACGCTTTGCGCCAGTGCGATCGCCAGATAGCGTTTGCGTTCCGTTTCGCTGAGCGTGTCGGCTTTGAGCGAGAGCGTCTCGAGGTAGCCATGCAAAGAGGTGAGCGGCGTGCGCAGATCGTGCGAAATATTGGCGATCAACTCGCGCCGCTGCTGGTCCTGTCTTGTCAGCGCACGCCACTGGTCGCCGATGCGCTTCGCCATCTGTGCGAACGTGGCTTCGAGCACGGCGATTTCGTCGCGCTGTCCGGGCGGCGCCGAGCGCGGCACGGACGGCTGGGTGTCGGGCTCGCCGTCGGCGTCGAAGCGGCGCATGGCTTCGGTCAAGCGGCGCAGAGGCCGCGTGATCAGGCCAAATGCCATCAATCCCGCGAGCAGGCCGAGCAGCGCGACCAGTGCCATCGACCACAGCGTGGTGCGCAAAACGGAGCTGGCGGCCACGCGTGCGGCGAGCGCGTCGTGCGCCTCGCCGAGCAGGACCACATAGATATAGCCCGATGGCTGCTGGCCGTTCAATTGCAGCTGGGCGGCACTGAACACCTTTTTCCCGTCGAGGCTGCGCGGGTCGTCGCCGAGGATCGGCAACGCATCGCCGGCGATGAATTGCCGGATCGGCGCGAGATCCACCTGCGTGCGCTTGACGTGGCCCGCGGGGGCGTCGTCGCCCTTGATGCGCCCTTGATTGTCGAGCAGGTACACCTCGACGCTCGGATTCACCATCATCAACTGGCCGAACAGTTGGCGCACCGCGTCGGGCCGCAGGCCGTTTGCATCCATCAGGGTGGTGCCGTGCGCGATATGGTCGGCGAGGCCTCGCGACAGGCTTTGCACGACTTCCTTTTCGTGCAGGTCGCTCGAACGGATCTGCAGCCACGCCGACGCACCGCAGCACGCCAGCAGCAGCGCGGAGAAAACGAGCGAGAGCCGCTGGGTCAGCGTCAGCTTCACGGCGCCTCCTGAGGGGTACCCGCGCGTGCCGGCGAGTCGCCCGGCGCGGCCAACTTGTAGCCGCGCCCCCAGACCGTCAGGATGCGCTCGGGCTCGGCCGGGTCGGCCTCGATTTTCGTGCGCAGCCGGTTGATATGGGTGTTCACGGTGTGTTCGTAGCCCTCGTGCTGATAGCCCCACACGGCGTTGAGCAGGTCCATTCGCGAGAACACCTTGCCGGGATGCTGCGCGAAGTAATAGAGCAGGTCGAATTCGCGCGGCGTCAGTTCGATGGGCTTGCCGTCGACGCTCGCCTCGCGCGTCAGCGGATCGATCGTCAGGCCGGCGATGCGCAGACTGCCCGCGTCGATTCGCGAGTCTTTCGCCATGGCTTCGACGCGTCGCAGCAGCGCCTTGACGCGAGCCACCAGTTCGAGGACCGAGAACGGCTTGGCAAGGTAGTCGTCAGCGCCGAGTTCGAGGCCGAGTATCCGGTGCACTTCGCTCGAACGCGCGCTGGTGATGATGATCGGCGTATAGCGCGTCATCGCGCGGGCGCGCCGGCAGATTTCCAGGCCATCGACGCCGGGCAGCATCAGATCGAGGATCAGCGCGTCCCAGCCGCCTTGCTCGAGCAGGCGCAGCCCCTCGTTGCCATCGGCGCTGTGCACGACTTCGTAGCGCTCGTCGCGCAGATGCAGACTCAGCACGTTGGCGATGTCGACGTCGTCTTCGACGATCAGGATGCGCTTGGGGTGGTCCATGGAGGGCTTCAGACGCGAGTGAGAACGAGGTTCAAAGCGTTGAAAACAATGGGCGCGAGCAAAAGCCGCCCATTGCGCCATTGTGCAAAATTTCCGGCCGGCGAGTTATCACAATTAATTTAACTTTTCGTGAGGACTTCGACATCCCCGGCGCTCTAGGATGGGGCCACTTTCCGCAGATTCGCGTCAAGGAGCTCATCATGCAAAGCAGAAGGCGCTTCCTGTTTTCAGGCGGGGCAGCCGTGGCGGCGCTGGCGGCAGCCGGCCGTTGGCGCCCGCTGGCGGCCGCACCGGCGGAGGCCGGCAAGCCGGCCGGCAGTTTCGAAGTCGTGCATACGGACGCGCAATGGCGCCAGTTGCTGACACCGTCACAGTATGCGGTGCTGCGTCAGGAAGGCACGGAGCGACCGTATAGCAGCCCGCTGAACGACGAGCATCGCGCGGGCATGTTCAGTTGCGCCGGTTGCCGGCTCGATCTGTTTGCGTCGCGCACGAAGTTCGACAGCCACACCGGCTGGCCGAGTTTCTGGGCGCCGCTCGAGCATGCCGTGGCGACGCGCGAAGACAGTTCATTCGGCATGTCGCGCACCGAGGTCCACTGCCGGCGCTGTGGCGGCCATCTCGGTCACGTGTTCGACGACGGTCCGCGACCGACGGGGCTGCGCTATTGCATGAACGGCGTGGCGATGATCTTCACGCCCGCCGCCGCCTGAGCGCGCGTCCTGAACGAGTGCCCTCAACCCGCCGTTCTTTCAACGACAACCCAACGGCCGGCACCCACGCCCGGAACCGACATGCTACTGATCGTTCTCGCCTATCTCGGCGGCGCCCTCACGATTCTCAGTCCGTGCATCCTGCCGGTGCTGCCGTTTGTCTTTGCGCGCGCCGATCAGCCGTTCGTGCGCAGCGGGCTGCCGTTGCTCGCGGGCATGTCGCTGACGTTCGCCCTCGTCGCGACGTTGGCTGCGGTGGGCGGCGGCTGGGTCACCCAGGCTAACCAATATGGCCGCTGGCTCGCGATTGCGTTGCTCGCCGTGTTCGGACTGACGCTGTTGCTGCCGCGCTTCGCGGACCATCTGATGCGGCCGCTGGTGAGCGCCGGCAATCGCCTGTCGAACTTCGCCCAGGGCGGCGGTCAGCAGGCTCGCGCAGGTTCGTCGTTTCGTTCATCGTTTCGATCGTCGTTTCTATTAGGCATCGCGACCGGCTTGCTGTGGGCGCCGTGCGCCGGTCCGATTCTCGGCCTGGTCCTGACCGGTGCGGCGCTGCGGGGCGCGAGCGCCGGCACGACGCTGCTGCTGCTGGCCTACGCGGCCGGCGCGGCGACGTCGCTCGCGCTGGCGCTGCTGATTGGCGGGCGGCTGTTCACGGCGATGAAGCGCTCTCTCGGCGCAGGCGAATGGATCCGCCGCGGAATCGGTGCGGCGATGCTGTGCGGCGTGGCGGCAATTGCGCTTGGCTTCGACACGGGCGTGCTGGCGCGTGTATCGACCGTTGCCACCGGCGGCATCGAACAGAAACTGGTGGATAAGCTCTCACCCGGTGCGACGCCGGCCAACGCAGCCGGCCATGATGCCGTGATGGCCGCCAACCCCGCCGCGGCTACAAGCGCCTCAGTCGACTCGGGCGCGATGATGCGCGCTGCCGCGCAGGTCGCCCCGGCAGACGCGGCCCCGTTGCCCGTCGAAGGCGTGTTGCCGCCGCTGAACGGCGCCGTCCAATGGCTGAATTCACCGCCGCTCACGGCGCAGGACCTGCGCGGCAAGGTCGTTCTGATCGACTTCTGGACGTACTCGTGCATCAATTGCCTGCGTTCGCTGCCCTACGTCAAAGCATGGGCGCAGAAATACAAGGAGCAGGGCCTCGTCGTGATCGGCGTGCACGCGCCGGAATTCGCCTTCGAGCGCAATATCGACAACGTGAAGAAGGCCACCCGCGATCTCGGCGTCGACTATCCCGTCGCCATCGACAACAACTACGCGATCTGGCGCGCGCTGAACAACGAGTACTGGCCGGCGCACTATTTCGTCGATGCGCAGGGGCGGATTCGCCATCACCATTTTGGCGAAGGCGACTATGCGGAATCGGAACAGGTGATTCAGCAGTTATTGGCCGAAGCGGGCCATCCGAGCGCGTCGAAGGTCGCGCTCGGCATCACCGGTACGAGCGCGCAAGGCGTGGAGGCAGCGGCCGACAACGCCGATATCCGCTCGCCGGAAACCTATATCGGCTACGAGCGCGCGGAGAACTTCGCGTCGCCCGGCCGTGAGGCTGAGGACAAAGTGCACACCTATTCGGCGCCAACACAGCCCGCCGTCAACGACTGGGGGCTGGCAGGCGCATGGAACGTGGGCGCCGAACACGCCACGCTCGCGGCCGCCTCCGGGCGCATCGTCTATCGCTTTCATGCACGCGATCTGCACCTCGTGCTGGGTCCGGGCAAGGACGGCAAGCCGGTCCGCTTTCGCGTGAGCGTGGATGGCGCGGCGCCCGGCGCCGCTCACGGGTCGGACGTCGCCGCCGACGGCAGCGGCACCGTGACCGAACAGCGTCTTTACCAACTTGTTCGACAAACGGGCGATGTCGCGGATCACACGTTCTCGATCGAGTTTCTGGATCCCGGCGTGCAAGCGTATGCATTCACGTTCGGCTAATCCAGGCCGGGCGGCGTAGATCAACCACTTTTTGCAGGACTGACATCATGCACACGACCTCCACACCCAAGGCTCCCCGGAGCAAGCATTCGGGCTTTGCCAGACTCGCCGCTTGCGCCGCCATTGCGGCGAGCGTCTTCGCCGCGCAGCGCATTGCGAATTCTGCTGAAGCCGCGACTAAGATTCCACCGCCTGCCCAGGACGAAAAAGTCGTCGCGACGCATAGCGAAACGGCCGTGTTCGCAGGCGGCTGCTTCTGGGGTGTCCAGGGCGTATTCGAACACGTGCGGGGTGTGAAGCAGGTCGCCGCGGGCTACACGGGCGGTGCGGCCAACACGGCGCAATACGAAACCGTCAGCGATGGCAAGACGGGACACGCGGAGTCGGTGCAGATCACTTACGACCCGACTCAGATCACCTACGGACGGTTGCTGCAGATTTTCTTCTCGGTGGCGCACGACCCCACCGAGTTGGACTACCAGGGCCCCGATCACGGTACGCAATATCGCTCGGCGATTTTCCCAGCCAATCCCGAGCAGCGCAGTATCGCCCTGTCCTACATCGCGCAACTGGAAAAGGCGCATGTGTTCGAGGGGCCGATCGTCACGCGCGTGGAGGACTTCAAGGGGTTCTATCCGGCGGAAGCCTACCACCAGAATTTTCTCGTCAACCATCCCGACTACCCGTACATCGTGATCAACGATTTGCCGAAGGTGAGCGAACTGAAGCACATGTTTCCCGACCTGTATCGCAACGACCCGGTGCTGCTGAAAGTGAGCAACTAGTTTTATTACCTGTGCAGAACCGGGCGGCCTAGCCTGCCTCTACCGCTTGCTGAGGAAGAGAATAAGGCCCAACCGGAAGAACGACGCGAAAAGTCGCCCCGAAACCGGCATTATTGGACGCGCTAATCCGGCCCTCATGGGCTTCGACGATCGAGCGGGATACCGCGAGACCGATGCCCATTCCTTTCGTTTTGGTTGTGACGAACGGATCGAAGATGCTGTCGGTTTCGCGGATGCCGGAGCCGTTGTCGACGACTTCAAGCACGACGGACTGCTCGTCCTGCGCGCTTGCCGCGATCCGGATTGTCGGCGGACGGCCGGTGTTCTCCGTGGCCTCGATGCCATTGGAGATGAGGTTGATCAGCACCTGCTGGATCTGTATCTGATCGACGAACACGGGTGGCAGGTCATCGGGAAAGTCGAAGTCGATTTCCGCGCTGCGCTTGGTCTCGTCTTCCCGCAGCAGACGCACGGCTTCGAGCACCATGTCCTTGACGTTCCGTTCGCGCTTCTGAAACGTCTGCCGCTTGAATAGCGCACGGATGCTTTGCATCGTTTCGTCGGCGGAGCGCGCATCGCGAATCAGGCTGTCGACGGATGCTTTCGCCTCGGGCAAGTTCGGCGGAGACGCTCCGAGCCAACGCCTGCAAGCCTGGGCATTGGCGATGACGGAGGTCAGCGGCTGATTGAGCTCGTGAGCGATGGAGGCGGACAGCTCCGCAACGGTGGCGATCCGGGTGGCACGGGCAAGTTTCGCCTGAGTCTGTCTAAGCCGGTCTTCGGCGCGCTTCGGCTCATCGATATCGAGGCTGAGCCCATACCACTGGACGATGTTGCCGTTCGCATCTCGCATCGGCTCGCCCGTCTGCTGATGCCAACGATAGGTGCCATCCTTTCGACGCAGCCGGGTGACGTGGCTGTACGGCTCGCCGCTCTCGATCGCATGCGTGAAGGCCCGAATCATGTCGTCCCAATCGTCTGGATGAATGGACTTTTGATAGCCGAGGTCCACGAGATCCGATACTTCGACGCCGGTGTAGTCGCGCGTTCTTCGATTGACGTAGGTAGGCTGCCCTTGCGGGTCGGTGCACCAGATCATGCCGGGAATGGTCTCGGTAATTTCACGAAGCTGATGCTCTCTTGCTGTCAAGGCTTCCTGAGCCTTGATGGCCTCGTCGATTTCAATGCCGATGAGGTACCAGTTGATGACGTCTCCGTTGTCGTCGAGCAGGGGTTCGGCCAGCAGGTGCTGCCAACGGTAGACCCCGTCGTGCTGCTGCATTCGCACGGTGACATCGACCGGTTTGCGCGCCGCGATGTGCGCCTTCCATTGGCTGCGCGCAAAGTCTGCATCGTCCGGGTGGATGAACGCCATCCAGCGCTCGCCGATGATGTCATCAATGGGTTTGCCCAACGCGGCGACGCCGACCTTGTTGACATACACGAGCTCGCCGTCTGGATTGCCGACACAGACACACGCCGGAACACAGTCGACGATGCGCCGATAGGCTTCTTCCTTCGTTCGCAGGCGGGACTCCGCGGACTTGCGGTCATGGATGTCCCAGCCCACGCCGACCCACCGCAGTAGCTGTCCGCCCTCGTCGCTGACGGCTTTGACGTGGTACAGAAACCAGCGATACGCGTCATCCGTGCTCCGCATCCGGATTTCGAGTTCCCCGGGGTCTCCTCCGGCTTTGAGCACGTTCCAGTGCGCGTCATAGGCGGCAACGTCGTCCGGATGAATCGCGGCGAAATAGGCTTCGCACGGCGGTGCGTCCGCGTTGCCGATGTAGTCGCGCAGGCTGGAATTCAGATATTCGATGGAGCCATCCGGCAGCGCTGCCCACATGTGGCCCGGGCAGAGTTCGTTCATGGTTTCGAGCGTCTGGTTTCGCCGGCGAAGCTGCTCTTCCTGGCGCTTTTGCTTGTTGATGTTCCAGTGCATGCCGTAGACGCGGATCGGCCGGTTGTGCCGGTCCCGCTGCGTATGAAGCACGGCGGCGAACCATTCGTACGATCCGGCAGCGGACAGGTAACGGCATTGGTATTCCTGTGCTTCCCCGGTCTCCTGGGCCCGGGCGAAGGCGGCGACGGGAATCCCGACGTCGTCCGGATGGGTGAGGGTGAACAAGCGACGAAGTTCGTCGAACGTTCGTCCGCTGTAGTCGAGGATCGATTGACTGACGTACTCGAGTTGGCCGTCACCGGTTCTCGACCAGATAAAGCGGCTCAACTGGTCGATCGGCAGATCGAAGGGATGGTCCTTCAGCCTGACCGTCGAGCCCGGCTGGAGCGGGCGACGCGACACGATTTCGGCGCAAATCCATACGGCGACAATGGCGATGGCAGAGTGGACGATCGAACTCGCGCTCAGAGCAAGGGAATGTGCGCTGAGCGTCGCACCGACGATGCCGAGGGAAGCGAAGCCTGCCGCCAGGCGTCCAAAGCTGCGGCCGAGGAACAGCGTGAAGAGAACGACGATGACCGGGCTGAGATAGCCCGCTACGGGGTCGAGCCATCCTGCCGTCGCGGATGCGCCGGCCACAGCGGCGCAGAGGGCGGGAGCCCGAGATGAACGTGATAATTCCATGTCAAGCAAGTCACCCTCGCGTTCGTCAGGTCAAGCAAGATAGCGGCCTCTTCCTCGCGGCACGCTCAAGCGCCGAGCTTACGTCGATCTGTCCGATTGCGGAATTACATATTCATGTAATTAGGAACGCGGTCGCCGTGCTTTTAGCGGGTAGGTCGAATCGCTATAATTTTTGCTTCGGCGCGCAGTGAAAGAGAGGTTCCATGCAATCCGCAGACGAAGCGGTCTACGTAGTGGACGACGATGCGCGAGTGCGCGAAGCACTCTCGGCGCTGCTGCGCGCCAACGGAAAAAGCGTGCGCGCGTTCAGTTCGGGCAAGGCGTTCTTGGACGCGCCGCTTGGCGATGCGGTAGCGTGCGCCATTCTCGATATGAGGATGCCGGGCATGAGCGGCCTGGAGGTTCAGAAGCTGGTCGCGTGCGACTCGCACATCCCCGTTATTTTCGTCACGGGACGCGGCGACATCCCATCGACCGTGCTGGCGATGAAGGGCGGCGCTGTCGACTTCCTCACCAAGCCGATCGACGAGGATGTGCTGATGCGCGCCGTCGACGCCGCGCTTGCCAAGGCGTGTGTGCTTCGGCGAGAAGCGGCGGATGCGGCGGCGCTCGAGGCGCGCTATCAAACGTTGACGCCTCGCGAGCAGGAGCTCCTGCCGCTGCTCGCGCAGGGTCTGCTCAACAAGCAGGCCGCGGGGATTCTTGGCATTACCGAATATACCGTCCAGGTGCATCGCGGGCACATCATGAAGAAGATGCAGGCGGATTCCTTTGCGACGCTCGTCAAGCAGGCGGGCAAACTGCGGCTCGAGACGCCACCTGCCGCGGCGTCCGAAGCCTGAAAGCCGTCGCCGCTGCGTCCCCATTCGTATCGAGCCAGAGGTCGAACATGCACAAGCCTCCGGTTCGAATCGTTGCCGTGATCGATGACGACCGGCGCGTGTTGATGTCCCTTGCCAATCTGCTGGCGTCCGGCGGTTACCTGACACGGCTCTACGAAAATGCGGAAGCGTTCTTTTCGGCGGATCACTCGGGCTTGGTCTGCATCATCACCGACCTGGGCATGCGTCCGATAGACGGGCTTCAGGTGCTGCAACGAAGCACCGAATCGCCGGCGCCGGTGCCCGTCATCATCATTACGGGCAGGCCGAGCGAGCATTCGGACGACTACTTTCTTCAGCGAGGCGCCGTTGGTTTTTTTCGGAAGCCGCTTGACGGCGATGCGTTGCTGGAACGTCTCAATGACGTGACTCCATGATGTGAGTCAGCGATTCCCGGCGTCGAGCGTGCGCGTCTCGATCGTCTTGATCGCGCTCTCACAAGCCGGCGCGCCCGTCTTCAGATGCACCACCAGGTCATAGGTCGTCGAAGGGCGGGTCAGCATCAAGCAAGTGGCATCCCTGTCCATCACACGGGTTGCATGCCAGATGTTCGGCCGCATGCAAAGACCTTTGCCGACTGGAATCTCGAACGCGCGCAGCGAATTCAAGTCCGGCTCGCCATCTTCCAGTGAGGCCGCGACGAGGTGGATGACGGGCGCCGTCAAGGGGACGATGGCCTGCTGCGTCAATCGATGCATCTCCAGCGACGTGATGGTTCTGTCGCGATTCCGGTAGGCGACCCAGAGAATTTCCGTTTCGCCCGGCGTGCCGGTGTCGAACACATGCTCGCGCCAGAAATCCGACGCGGGACTGACGAACGATGGCGTGTCGCCGTCGGTGCGGACGGGCTTGCCGAGCATCCAGCCATAAGGTTCGCAGCGTGTCGCATCAAGAGGTTCGATCGGAATGGAAGGTGCGGTCGGCATGTCGGGATAGGTGTGTGGATGACGGGATCGATCAGACGCGCGAGTCGGCAGCGGTCGGCGGGAACAGTGCGAACTCGGGCCCATGCTTCAGGCTGAAGTCGAGCACGACATTGAGCGCGAGCCGGGCGATGGATTCGGCAAGCAGGCTGTCGGGCGTGCGCGGAAACGCGGCGACGAGCGGCAGCGCGGGCACTCGATGCGTCACTTGCAGCAGCTGCAATTGACCGGCTTCGAGTTCGCGCATGACGAACGCGGGAGGCAGCACGGCGATGCCGAATCCGTCGACGACGAGCCGGATGATCGCCGCCACCGACGACAAGCAATTGATTTGCACCTGCACGTCGCCGCTGGCGGCGAACAGCGCCGTCAGGAACTCGTGCGGCGGCGAATGACGCGCAAAGCTGATTACGGGGTAAGCGGCCAGCTCGGTCTCCGTCAGCGCCTGCGCGGACAGATTGAGCGCCGGGCTTGCCATCCAGCGCATGGGAAGACTGCCGAGGGCGACGCTTGTCATGTCCGATCCGGCGATGCTCGTCGTTTGAAACGAGACGTCGATGTGGCCGTTCACCAGTTGCGTCGACAGATTGGCGGTGGTGTCGCTCGTCAACTCGATCACGAGATTCGGATATTCCTCCCTGATGCGCTTGAGGAGATCCGGCAGCCACGTATGAACGATCGATTCGATCGCGCCTAGCCGCAGCAATCCCGACACCTTCGAGCGGTCGCCGACGGCCGAGAGCATCGCCTGATTCAGCTTGAGCATCTGCTCGGCAAACGGCAACGCCTTGGTGCCGTCCTGGGTGAGCGTCGCTTCCTTGGGGCCGCGCTCGAAGAGCCGCACGCCGAGCTCCTGTTCGAGCGCCGAAATGCGGCTGGAAATCGCGGCTTGTGTCGCGTGCAGCCGCTCGGCCGTCAGACGAAAGCTGCGCAGCCGCGCCAGCCAGACGAACGTTTCCAGAAATCGCAGATTCATTCAGGGCCCTGACGAGGCTTGCGGGAATGGCCCAGTGTAGCGCCGAGGCCGGCGCCATGTGACAAGAAAATTTTCATCCGCGCGACAACTTTAATTTGTTGGACAGGCGAGCGGCGCGCGCCAACACTTCGCAACGAATGCGGGTGCCGGCGGTCCGGCTGTGAAACGAAAAGACGTTGGAAAGGACGTTGCGATGAAGAAAGTGACATGCGAAGTCGAAGGCGGCGTATCGAGGGAAGCGATGGAAGTGACGGCGAACCGGCTCGTGATCGCGGGCTGGGCCGGTCGCGATAGCGCCGAGGTCGAGCATCATATCCGCGAGCTGGAAGCGATTGGTGTGCGCCGGCCGTCGACGGTGCCGTGCTTCTACGAGGTCGCGCCTTCGTTGCTGACGACGTCGGAGCGCATCGAGGTGATCGGCGAGCATTCGTCGGGTGAGGTCGAAGTCGTGCTCGTGCAATCGGAAGCGGAGGGCTTGCTGGTCGGCATCGGCTCCGATCACACGGACCGCAAGGTCGAAGGCTACGACGTGGCGGTGTCGAAGCAGATGTGCGCGAAGCCCATCGGGCGGACGCTCTGGCGTTTTGCCGAAGTGGCGGTGCATTGGGATGCGCTGATCGCGCGCAGCTGGCGTGTCGATTCGAATGGCGCGCGCACGCTCTATCAAGAAGGCACGCTCGCGCGGCTGATGCATCCGGACGCGTTGATTCGCCGCGCGTTTGGCGCGACGTCGATGTTGGCGGACACGGTGCTCTTTTGCGGCACCCAACCCGTGCTCGGTGCGTTGACGTTCGCGCGTGGCTATGAACTCGAGCTGCACGATCCCGTGCTCGGGCGCAGCCTTCGCCATCGCTATTCGGTCGATGCGCTCGCGCATACGGAGTGACCGCGATGCACACGATCCGTCAATCAGGTGAGGCGCTTGCAACCCGGACCGTATCGGCGGGGGCGTTGCTCGACGCGAGCCTCGCCGCCATCGATGCCGATCTTGCGCGAGGGGGATCGACCTATACGCAGGTCGACCGGTCGGCGGCGCGCGAGGCGGCCGCGAGCAGCGACGCCTTCCGCGATCGCGGTTATGTGCCGTCCGCGCTGGCAGGCGTGCCGGTTTCCGTGAAAGATCTGTTCGACGTCAAAGGCCAGGTGACGAGAGCGGGATCGCGCATCTTGCGCGATGCCGCGCCCGCTGTTCGCGATGCGGCTGCCGTCGCGCGGCTGCGTGAGGCGGGGGCCGTGTTCGCCGGCCGCACGAACATGAGCGAGTTCGCGTTCTCGGGCCTGGGGGTGAATCCGCATTTCGGAACACCGCTGAATCCTGTCGACCCGACTCGTCTGGCGGGCGGTTCGAGCTCGGGAGCGGCGACGTCCGTCGCGCTCGGGCACGCGGCCGCCGCGCTCGGCACCGACACCGGAGGTTCGGTCCGCATTCCCGCCGCATTCTGCGGGCTGGTCGGCTTCAAGCCGACCGCGCGGCGCGTGCCGCTCGACGGCATCGTGCCGCTGTCGGCGTCTTTCGATTCGATCGGGCCCATCGCGCGTAGCGTCGACTGTTGCGTGCTCGTCGATGCCATCGTCTCGGGGCAGTCGCTCGATACGGCGCCGCGCGCGTTGGCGGGACTGCGGTTCGGCATCACGTCGGACTATGTCTCTGACGACCTCGACGGCACCGTGAGCACGGCGTTCAATCGCACGATCGACAGGCTGAGGCGCGCGGGCGCGTCGGTCGAGCGCTTCGCCTTCCCGGAGCTGCATGAGGTGGCCGGCCGTCATCCGCTCGCCGGCATCACAGCCGCGCAGGCGTGGGCCTGGCATCGCGAGCACGTCGCGCGCGACGCCGATGCCTACGACCCGCGCGTGCTCAAGCGGCTGCGAGTGGGGGAAGGGCGCAGCGCCGCCGACTACATCGATCTGCTCGCCGCGCGCGAGCGCTTCGTGCGCGACGCGCGAGCCAGGCTCGCAAGGTTCGACGCATGGCTGATGCCGACGGTTGCGATCGTGCCGCCTGCACTCGCCGACGTCGAACACGACGAGGCTTTCTTTGCCACGAACGCGAAAGTGCTGCGCAATCCCAGTGTCGTGAACTTCATGGATGGTTGCGCGCTGACGCTGCCTTGCCATCACGAAGACGAACTGCCGGTCGGTTTGTCGATCTGCGGGCCGGCGCTCGCCGACGCCTCGATTCTCGCGATCGCGCGCAGCGTCGAAGCGTTGTTGCGGACCGGCGCGCCGGTCGTCCCAGTCGTGCCGGCATAACGTTTGTTTATCGGCAGCGAAAGAAATTTGTCGTTGGACGCGCAATTACGGCGCACGAATACTGGTTTTCAGGCGCAGCGCTTGTCGACAGCGCGTCCTTTCACCCTACATTTCCGAAGTGAGGCAGACCGTGAACCCAACTTTCCGCTCTTTTCGCTTGATCGCCGGCGTCGTTGCGTTGGCCGCCATTCAGACGTCGGCGCACGCCGCCGACGGCACGCCGGCCGTCGTGCTAATCGGCCACGCCGCGCCGCTCACGGGCCAACTCGCCAACATGGGCAAGGACAGCGAGAATGCGGCGCGTCTCGCCATCGACGAAATCAACAGCCGG is drawn from Trinickia violacea and contains these coding sequences:
- a CDS encoding amidase — translated: MHTIRQSGEALATRTVSAGALLDASLAAIDADLARGGSTYTQVDRSAAREAAASSDAFRDRGYVPSALAGVPVSVKDLFDVKGQVTRAGSRILRDAAPAVRDAAAVARLREAGAVFAGRTNMSEFAFSGLGVNPHFGTPLNPVDPTRLAGGSSSGAATSVALGHAAAALGTDTGGSVRIPAAFCGLVGFKPTARRVPLDGIVPLSASFDSIGPIARSVDCCVLVDAIVSGQSLDTAPRALAGLRFGITSDYVSDDLDGTVSTAFNRTIDRLRRAGASVERFAFPELHEVAGRHPLAGITAAQAWAWHREHVARDADAYDPRVLKRLRVGEGRSAADYIDLLAARERFVRDARARLARFDAWLMPTVAIVPPALADVEHDEAFFATNAKVLRNPSVVNFMDGCALTLPCHHEDELPVGLSICGPALADASILAIARSVEALLRTGAPVVPVVPA